One Glycine max cultivar Williams 82 chromosome 1, Glycine_max_v4.0, whole genome shotgun sequence genomic window, aaatctaaaatataatatatatatatatatatatatatatatatatatatttaaaacatttatttattatacattttaatcataatataatttttatattaaaaaatattcatttgttataaatattaattagttaaaataaattttacagcTAAACCACTAGTTTTAGTTTAAATGTAAGAACAAACCTTCACCAACATGATGAACCATATCAAAGTACTTCTGTTAGGGGCTATATAACCGTTGCTTGCCTAATAAAAAATCCACACCACACATTAATTGCATGAATTCTCACAGATTCTGCTGATGAGAAGGATATTGATTTGAACAGTTCCACACAATGAATGCACATATGAAGTCAGTTGCAGGAAATTGTGCCTCAATTATTGCATTCAAGGCCCATGAGAAAGCGATGTTCATAAGTCATAACAGTTCCACCCCCTCTCTTATATTTCATCTTCTTGGACTTGGACTAGGACTATTTCTCGTCATTATTTTTCATCACCATCTTCCAATTAGTTCAGAAAACCACCTATAGGTAGCAACAACCAAAACAAACCTATGCTTGAAAAAAACACATCTACATCTACTAGCCCAAAAACAaccttattaaaaaataaaacaagaccATGCCCCAATTCATGTCCTATCCTaacatttttctctctaaagTGTTTTGATTAGCACTATCATACACACATATATTCCTAACGAATTAGTTTATACATTACAAGAAACAAAGAATGTCTAGGACATTATTTAATAACCCACATGACCCTATTTggttttaactaaaaaaaataaaattaaccatataaaagggaaaaaaaagaagacatgaAACTGGGCATAGGAAGATAATAGCAATGGAATTAAATTATcatgattatttttcaaatagtttGCAGAAGGGTCCCCCATTATGtgtgagaaaagaaaggaagaaaatcaCAATAGAGACACGGGTGATCAACACAGAGGCAGTGACGCAAGATTTACACAGTGCACCAAACTCAAGCAACTATTCCTTTCTATTTGCCTCGAATGGCTTCTCAGTTTATGTTGGACCACAACTATATTGAGGAACTTCCGGGGAAGTTTTGCAGCTTTTGGATATATAATCTGATTCTTATCTCATGTGGCTCCTACTCCAAGGAAGTCAAAAAATGGGGGTGGAACACCATCTGGGGGGTCACTATTCTCCACTTTATCTCTGATTTCTGCAACacatggtgatgatgatggttCCCTAGCTGTTGATGCTGCTGGTGAGGAATTCAAGAAACTGTaaaaattgttgttgttgtctagCTGTTGTTGCATTGCCATCAAATATTGTTGGGGATAATGAGGGTAGCAACCAGATAATTGGCAATGATGATTGTGAGATCCATTGGTTCTTTCCCTGCTTCTCATATGGCTTATGGACTCTAACACTATGTCATTGCTTCCACCACCTTTCAAACCCATAACAATGGAAAACGTTAGTTAATAACACTGAAGCTAGTTACAACAACATACTCATATCATtgttaagagaatttaaggcaACACAAAGATATCTGACTTTGCATCAGTCACTTTTACAAACCAAAagattaatgaaattatgaaaacaagatatgaattaaacttgattggaattaaaagataaaaagagcTAACAAGTTAAAGCTTAGGAATTAAGAAAACTTGGATGATGCAGCAAGAAGTAAGAGAACTACGTGGAATCAGTTTGAATGAACTTTGAAGGAACAAAAGGATATTTAATTAGAGGGAATAGCTAAGGAGAGAGAAAGCACACACCAGAGAAGAAATCAAATGGTGCTTGTTGTTGAGCTTGAGCAGACAAGCCAACATGTGTGGTGTTTGGCATTGCTTCTCTCCCACTAGTCATGTTTTGTGGAGAACCATTTGAGCCAAACTCAACAACCACGCCATTACACGCAGCTACTCCATGGAAGGGTGGGAAACTAGCCATGTTATTGGTGAGTGCTACTCCATGGTGAATGAGATTGGGATAATAGGAAGGTGATGGTTCTGGTTCTTGTTCTGTGGTTGAGGCATTATCTCTGCTGCTGCTGCAAACAAAGGTTGGATTTTGCTCCACTCTTCTGTGCACAGATTGGCTCATTCTCCTCCTCCTGTAAGCACTGGATTGTTCCCTGTACTTCCTGGCCATTATAACATGCCAGTGATTCTTCACTGCATTATCTGTTCTCCCAGGGAAAAGCCTTGCGATCATGGCCCATTTGTTGCCGTAAATTCTATGTGCCTGCATTagcctctcttcttcttcttcactgaaTGCTCTTCTGTTGATCCTTGGATCCAACTGGTTGAACCACCTCAGCCTACAACTCTTACCTAAttcatatacaaaaataaatcacATCAAAGAaagttaaggaaaaaaaataccaaaaaagtaCAATAAACAAGACCCATTTGTATTCCTCTTtcataaaatttcatttcatacaTCCACaacatgagagaaaatgataTAAGTTGAGTTAACTAGTGATCATATTTGCACtttggaatttttctttcttttaacacCTGATCTTCCTTCTAGTTTTTCAGCTATGAGGTTCCAATTCTGAGGGCCATAAAGAGCCACAAGCTCCTTGAGCTTGGAATCTTCAGCAGGCCTCCAGTGCCCTCTTGCACAAAGTTTGGAGTGTCCACTATCCACCTCTTTGCCATTGGCATGGTTCTCATTAGGGTTACTTTCTTCTTCACTGAACTTGCCATTATTATGGTTTGTTTTCTCATTACTGTTGTTACTCTCCCCAGCCCCTACTAAATCACTGCAGTCTTCAAAGTTTGAAGAAAGAAACTCCCTCATGAAAGGAAAACTCCACCTTGTGCTCCCATTTCCCACCCCAGAGGCATAACCATAACCATAACCATAAACATTACTTTCTTGAGATGAAGAAGCATTATTTGAAACTGTGGCAAGAGAGAGAGACCCCATCATATCTGCAAAGACTACTCCTATTGGAGAAGGGTAACATGTGGGGGCATTCTGGTTTTGTTGTGGAGAGATCATGCAACACTTGCTGCTGGCCATGACTTCATTTCATGAATTTGTGTCacaaattttgttgttgttgttgttgatgatgatgatgatgttggcCTGTTGGGTATCTGCAACTGTTACCGTGCCATAGTACAACTCATGCGAGTAAacgatgtttttttttgtgctgTGGTGGAAACAGTGTAACATGAGAGAAGTAATGTTTGTTTGACACACGGTGAAATTGAAGAGGAAAAGATTTTGCAGCTAGCGGGGCAAAGAAACTTGGAACACCACAAAGTCTGTGTAAAGTGTGTTTTTACACGAAACGTGAGTTTTTCACGCACTTCTAAGAtgtataaaacttaaaaatagaattttttttttttttttttaccagtaGTACAATTGTGGGAGATGGGCCACGAGAGAGTGTGAACTTTGAGTTTAAAGagaaattgtttttataataaatttacataaatataaaaaaggtaagttttttatcactaaattaataatattaatttgaaatatctatcgattttacatatatataattaatcactattaaaaaataaacggttaacattaattattaaaaaaaattaatattaattattaaccgatgttaaaactattgatattaaaagtattaacgttaacattgattttttaaactaaattaaacaacattaatttttttaaaaccgataataagaaacaacaaaaaatgtaaaatatgtataaatcaacatcaatttttctaaaaattaatattgtgaattgacgattacattaatttttctaaaaattgatgttattttctgcTCACTAGCATTAACTTTTAGCAAGATTGATATTGCTTTCTGCCTAAcaaattgatgttattgtttggattttttttaatattctattagacaatttaatttttgtctataataattgaatatttactatcaattaaaagaaatatttaaagtaatgaAAGTCAATACATTGTAACCTAatctaaattaatataattctacaattctaaaattatttaaacatttagtgttttatttttaacttttaaatgatATCTTGTCCACTGAATGTGAATTGTCTTCATGAtctctggttccaatggtcttgGATCAATATACTACATGATATAATAAAGcataagttaataaatataaagaaatttatatGTTTCACAATTCATGAGAAGAATAAGGAAGAAGAAGGTCATGGAATGTGGATTCTAAGTCCAGTTCATTTGACTTCTATAGTTAGACTGCAAATTACCAACCCAAAGGTGAAATCCCTTACAAAGGAAAAGACCAAATTTTAAGTGACAAATTATAGCCAAATTATAAAGtggaattgaaaaagaaaattatagccAAATTAATATAGTGATTCTCAAACCCTTAAACCCAAGTTCTAGCTTGATTACTCTACTCCAAGTTCAAACGTTTATTCTCATGTAAAAATGAGAAAACTAAATCCAATGagatttttgttaatatattattatttgcaaTATTTGTCAAAAGTTTGCATTCAAGCCAAACGTGAGGCTCATAGTACTTATCATATTTGTCTACTCATCGAACCCGACACTTCTATTTCCCTTTCcattcaatttttaaagtgcCTAAGTGTAAAAGCATGTTCTCTAAATCACAACTCTATTATATAAGCTAAATCACAACTCTATCTCTCTGCCTCACACACATTCCAAAATGCCTAACAAATTTCACATTCAAACCACACTCATGTGCTCCACGACATTACATTAACACCATAGTCAAATTCCATATTCTATATTCCATTAACACCATAGTCAAATGTCAATCTAATGaagtattaaaatattgatttcaaTATTGGAAAATATACCTACTGCGAGAGACGGATAGGCGAAAAGACGTGACACTTTGATAAGATATCTGAAAGTGTGCTATGGCGACATGAACGAAGTGGAGATTGAGAGGCAGCGAGAAAAGATTGGAGGAGCTAAGACGGAGAGGAAGAAGCACGAGAGTGGAAGAGGTGAGACGAAGAGGAAGAGGCGCAAAATGGTAAGTGAATTAAGGCGTAGACAcaatttatattcttaaaaaccga contains:
- the LOC100776292 gene encoding uncharacterized protein; its protein translation is MASSKCCMISPQQNQNAPTCYPSPIGVVFADMMGSLSLATVSNNASSSQESNVYGYGYGYASGVGNGSTRWSFPFMREFLSSNFEDCSDLVGAGESNNSNEKTNHNNGKFSEEESNPNENHANGKEVDSGHSKLCARGHWRPAEDSKLKELVALYGPQNWNLIAEKLEGRSGKSCRLRWFNQLDPRINRRAFSEEEEERLMQAHRIYGNKWAMIARLFPGRTDNAVKNHWHVIMARKYREQSSAYRRRRMSQSVHRRVEQNPTFVCSSSRDNASTTEQEPEPSPSYYPNLIHHGVALTNNMASFPPFHGVAACNGVVVEFGSNGSPQNMTSGREAMPNTTHVGLSAQAQQQAPFDFFSGGGSNDIVLESISHMRSRERTNGSHNHHCQLSGCYPHYPQQYLMAMQQQLDNNNNFYSFLNSSPAASTAREPSSSPCVAEIRDKVENSDPPDGVPPPFFDFLGVGAT